The following are encoded together in the Lactuca sativa cultivar Salinas chromosome 1, Lsat_Salinas_v11, whole genome shotgun sequence genome:
- the LOC111894701 gene encoding sucrose transport protein SUC4 produces MTVPESQTQRHRPRGGGAVTPVETPTRLRVLFRVASVACGIQFGWALQLSLLTPYVQELGIPHAWSSIIWLCGPLSGFLVQPLAGHMSDRSTSKYGRRRPFIVIGCASIILSVLLIGYAADIGGLLGDREKKTRAIIVFIIGFWLLDMANNATQGPCRALLADLTVNDHRRTRVANAYYSLFMAIGNVLGYATGAYSGWYKVLPFTMNSACDINCANLKAAFLLDVIFIIITTYVSVTAIHEQPGTAHAHHDEGGESQEAFFWEMFGTFKFLPGPVWLILFIVSLTWVGWFPFILFDTDWMGREIYRGDPTGDLKYSDGVRMGAFGLMLNSVILGITSVFMENLCRRWGSGFIWGVSNIVMFLCFLAMLVLSFVAAQAEYAADGSPPNGIIIAALVIFSILGMPLAVTYSVPYALVSSRIESLGLGQGLSMGVLNVAIVIPQMLVSLGSGPWDQLFGGGNSPAFAIAAVAAFASGLVAILAIPRNRPEKSKIRH; encoded by the exons ATGACGGTGCCGGAAAGTCAAACACAAAGGCACCGTCCTCGCGGTGGAGGCGCCGTTACTCCAGTAGAAACTCCAACTAGACTCCGGGTACTCTTCCGAGTGGCTTCTGTTGCTTGTGGGATACAGTTTGGGTGGGCCTTACAACTCTCTCTATTAACTCCATATGTACAAGAACTAGGAATTCCTCACGCGTGGTCGAGCATCATATGGCTTTGTGGTCCTTTATCGGGTTTCCTTGTTCAGCCGCTGGCTGGACACATGAGCGATCGATCTACAAGCAAGTATGGTCGCCGCCGACCGTTTATCGTCATCGGCTGCGCGTCGATCATCTTGTCTGTACTTTTGATCGGTTACGCGGCGGATATCGGAGGATTACTTGGAGATCGTGAGAAGAAGACGAGAGCCATCATCGTTTTCATAATAGGGTTTTGGCTGCTTGATATGGCAAACAATGCTACTCAAGGTCCTTGTAGAGCTCTTCTTGCTGATCTTACTG TGAATGATCACAGAAGAACACGAGTAGCAAATGCATACTACTCCCTGTTTATGGCGATTGGTAATGTTCTTGGGTATGCAACGGGAGCTTACAGTGGTTGGTACAAGGTTTTACCTTTCACCATGAACTCTGCATGCGACATAAACTGTGCGAATCTCAAGGCTGCTTTTCTTCTGGATGTTATTTTCATCATCATCACAACATACGTAAGTGTGACAGCGATTCACGAACAACCTGGGACAGCTCATGCTCATCATGATGAAGGTGGAGAGTCCCAAGAAGCTTTTTTCTGGGAAATGTTTGGGACATTCAAGTTCCTTCCAGGGCCCGTGTGGTTGATCTTGTTTATTGTGTCTCTGACTTGGGTCGGTTGGTTTCCTTTTATTCTGTTTGACACTGATTGGATGGGTCGGGAGATATACCGTGGGGACCCCACTGGTGATTTGAAATATAGTGATGGAGTGAGAATGGGTGCCTTTGGGCTGATGTTGAATTCGGTCATCCTTGGAATAACTTCAGTGTTTATGGAGAATCTTTGTAGGAGATGGGGGTCTGGTTTCATATGGGGGGTCTCAAACATTGTCATGTTCCTCTGCTTTTTAGCAATGCTTGTGCTTTCCTTTGTGGCAGCTCAAGCCGAATATGCAGCTGATGGTTCCCCTCCGAATGGAATCATCATTGCTGCACTCGTTATTTTTTCAATTCTTGGCATGCCCTTAGCT GTTACATATAGTGTCCCATATGCATTGGTATCCTCACGTATCGAGTCACTAGGACTTGGTCAAG GGTTGTCGATGGGTGTTCTAAACGTAGCCATTGTCATTCCACAG ATGTTGGTGTCTCTTGGAAGTGGACCATGGGACCAGTTGTTTGGTGGGGGGAATTCTCCAGCCTTTGCTATCGCAGCAGTTGCAGCCTTTGCTAGTGGACTTGTAGCCATCCTTGCTATTCCACGAAATAGGCCTGAAAAATCTAAAATCCGACACTGA